In Rhododendron vialii isolate Sample 1 chromosome 9a, ASM3025357v1, the following are encoded in one genomic region:
- the LOC131300602 gene encoding uncharacterized protein LOC131300602, with protein MGDSGDNNYTNNNSNKTEEETRVSEEVSRVVESVKLLHDSAASFISASSREEDALRQRALALNSTIRTLRPSIANLDSKHSDKLEEALCRASYILNEGDTAAFIPNKFTGRFLRMFLGPINVRATRKDVKLKVKEEYNSFRDRTAFLFLFFPSLLLVLRSWIWSGCLPALPVQLYQAWLLFLYTGLALRENILRVNGSDIRPWWIYHHYFAMAMALISLTWEIEREPNCAQKQKGVQLFLQWAIMQGVAMLLQNRYQRQRLYTRIAMGKARIMDVVWGETAGVEGQLWLLAPILFILQGFEAYVGMLLLKAALVGVISEWQVITSGILLIIMAVGNFLNTVQILGAKSRFKARMKKSKSKPELGSHTL; from the exons atgggggactctggtgATAATAATTAtactaataataatagtaataagaCGGAGGAGGAGACAAGGGTGTCGGAAGAGGTTTCTAGAGTGGTGGAGTCGGTGAAATTGTTGCACGACTCAGCCGCCTCCTTTATTTCGGCATCCTCACGCGAAGAAGACGCCCTCCGACAGCGAGCCCTCGCCCTCAATTCCACTATTCGCACACTCCGTCCTTCCATTGCCAACTTGGATTCCAAACACTCCGATAAG CTGGAAGAAGCACTATGCCGGGCTAGCTACATATTGAATGAGGGAGATACGGCTGCCTTTATTCCTAATAAATTTACTG GGCGGTTCTTGCGCATGTTTCTTGGTCCAATTAATGTACGTGCCACTAGGAAAGATGTTAAATTGAAAGTAAAGGAGGAGTACAATAGCTTTAGG GATAGAACTGcatttctgtttctgtttttcCCATCACTGTTACTTGTATTACGGTCATGGATATGGAGCGGATGCTTACCTGCATTGCCTGTTCAGCTTTACCAG GCCTGGTTGTTATTTCTCTATACGGGTTTGGCTTTGCGAGAGAACATACTTCGAGTGAATGGAAGTGATATTCGCCCATG GTGGATATACCATCACTACTTTGCTATGGCTATGGCGCTTATCAGTCTCACTTGGGAGATAGAAAGAGAACCTAATTGTGCCCAGAAGCag AAAGGGGTACAACTGTTCCTGCAATGGGCTATCATGCAAGGCGTTGCAATGCTACTACAAAATAGATATCAACGGCAAAGACTCTACACACGTATTGCAATGGGCAAG GCTAGGATAATGGATGTTGTTTGGGGAGAAACTGCTGGAGTCGAAGGTCAACTATGGCTTCTTGCACCCATTCTTTTTATCTTGCAG GGTTTCGAAGCATATGTAGGGATGTTGCTGCTTAAAGCTGCACTGGTTGGTGTTATTTCAGAGTGGCAG GTAATAACAAGTGGGATTCTTTTGATTATCATGGCAGTTGGGAACTTCTTAAACACGGTGCAGATCCTAGGGGCAAAGTCTCGGTTTAAAGCCAGAATGAAGAAAAGTAAAAGTAAGCCAGAACTAGGATCCCATACATTATAA